From a single Mycolicibacterium moriokaense genomic region:
- a CDS encoding adenylate/guanylate cyclase domain-containing protein, with amino-acid sequence MTSSAIPIRRIGAFVRWVARTPWPVFTLGMLQADIIGALLVLSFLRFGLPPEDRIQLQDLPAFNLAVFLGFLFISFTTASYLSLRLLIPVIRWQRRDTLLTETDPAVTELARVRALKMPYYRTMINVANWLLGSVVFIVASWPVASKSAPVVFVASGLGATATAIIGYLQSERVLRPVAVAALRGGVPENFRAPGVIQRQVMTWVLSTGVPILAIVLALVASKFEVLTAPADKLTTPILLLAIAALVIGLFGTVLVAMSIADPLRQLRWALGEVQRGNYNAHMQIYDASELGLLQAGFNDMVRDLAERQRLRDLFGRYVGEDVARRALERGTELGGQERDVAVLFVDLVGSTQLAATIPAGEVVNLLNDFFRVVVDTVNRHGGFVNKFQGDAALAIFGAPIEHPDACGAALAASRELHDELIQVLGQTEFGIGVSAGRAIAGHIGAQARFEYTVIGDPVNEAARLTELAKLEPGHVLASAIAVSGALDAEALCWDVGEIVELRGRVAPTQLARPVNLVSPEDVASEPESDSEPESVVEEKA; translated from the coding sequence GTGACCAGTTCGGCCATCCCCATCAGACGAATCGGTGCATTCGTCCGCTGGGTGGCGCGTACGCCGTGGCCGGTGTTCACCCTCGGGATGCTGCAGGCCGACATCATCGGCGCCCTGCTGGTCCTGAGCTTCCTGCGGTTCGGATTGCCACCCGAGGACCGCATCCAGCTGCAAGACCTGCCCGCGTTCAACCTGGCGGTCTTTCTGGGCTTCCTCTTCATCTCGTTCACGACGGCGTCGTATCTGAGCCTGCGGCTGCTGATCCCGGTGATCCGCTGGCAGCGCCGCGACACGCTGCTCACCGAGACCGACCCGGCCGTGACCGAGTTGGCCCGTGTCCGCGCGCTGAAGATGCCCTACTACCGCACCATGATCAACGTCGCGAACTGGCTGCTCGGGTCGGTCGTGTTCATCGTCGCCAGCTGGCCGGTGGCCAGTAAGTCGGCGCCGGTCGTGTTCGTCGCCAGCGGTCTGGGTGCCACGGCGACGGCGATCATCGGATATCTGCAGTCGGAGCGGGTGCTGCGACCCGTCGCCGTAGCCGCGCTACGTGGCGGGGTGCCCGAGAACTTCCGCGCCCCCGGGGTGATTCAGCGGCAGGTGATGACGTGGGTGCTGTCCACCGGCGTGCCGATCCTGGCGATCGTGCTGGCATTGGTGGCCAGCAAGTTCGAGGTGCTCACCGCGCCCGCGGACAAGCTGACCACCCCGATCCTGCTGCTGGCCATCGCCGCATTGGTCATCGGCCTGTTCGGCACGGTGCTGGTCGCGATGTCGATCGCCGACCCGCTACGCCAGCTGCGCTGGGCGCTGGGCGAGGTACAGCGCGGCAACTACAACGCCCACATGCAGATCTACGACGCCAGCGAGCTGGGCCTGCTGCAGGCCGGCTTCAACGACATGGTCCGCGACCTCGCCGAACGACAACGGCTGCGCGACCTGTTCGGCCGCTACGTCGGCGAGGACGTCGCCAGGCGGGCGCTGGAGCGCGGCACCGAACTCGGCGGCCAGGAACGCGACGTGGCCGTGTTGTTCGTCGACCTGGTCGGTTCCACGCAGCTGGCGGCCACCATCCCGGCCGGTGAGGTCGTCAACCTGCTCAACGACTTCTTCCGGGTGGTCGTCGACACCGTGAACCGCCACGGCGGCTTCGTCAACAAGTTCCAGGGTGATGCGGCGCTGGCGATCTTCGGGGCACCGATCGAGCACCCCGACGCGTGCGGGGCCGCGCTCGCCGCGTCGCGAGAGCTGCACGACGAACTGATCCAGGTGCTGGGCCAGACCGAATTCGGCATCGGCGTTTCGGCGGGCCGCGCGATCGCCGGGCACATCGGCGCGCAGGCCCGGTTCGAGTACACCGTCATCGGCGATCCGGTCAACGAAGCGGCACGGCTGACCGAGTTGGCCAAACTCGAGCCGGGGCATGTGCTCGCGTCGGCCATCGCGGTCAGCGGGGCGTTGGACGCTGAGGCGCTGTGCTGGGACGTCGGCGAGATCGTCGAACTGCGCGGGCGCGTCGCCCCCACCCAGCTGGCGCGGCCGGTGAACCTGGTGTCACCGGAAGACGTGGCGTCCGAACCCGAATCGGA
- a CDS encoding DNA polymerase III subunit delta' — MTGVFSRLVGQQAVEAELVAAAQAARGDSSHTMTHAWLITGPPGSGRSIAALCFAAALQCTSDGVPGCGECRACSTAMAGTHADVRRIVPEGLSIGVDEMRTIVQIASRRPSTGRWQVVVIEDADRLTEGAANALLKVVEEPPPSTVFLLCAPSVDPEDIAITLRSRCRHVALVTPPVDAIAQVLIDTDGLAPAEARWAASVSGGHVGRARRLAVDDEARERRQRALSLARDAATPSRAYAAAEELVATAEAEAVSLTEDRNEVETEELRTALGAGGTGKGTAGTMRGAAGALKDLERRQKSRKTRASRDALDRALIDLATYFRDALLVSAGAGAIAPNHPDMSERVAAMAAHASPEKLLRCIEAVLDCREALDMNVKPKFAVDAMVATVGRALRD; from the coding sequence ATGACCGGTGTTTTTTCGCGTCTGGTGGGCCAGCAGGCGGTAGAAGCCGAATTGGTGGCCGCTGCACAGGCCGCCCGTGGTGATTCGTCTCACACCATGACCCACGCCTGGCTGATCACCGGGCCGCCCGGATCGGGCCGATCGATCGCCGCGCTGTGCTTCGCCGCCGCCCTGCAGTGCACCAGCGATGGCGTCCCGGGCTGTGGCGAGTGCCGCGCCTGCTCGACGGCGATGGCGGGCACCCACGCCGACGTGCGGCGCATCGTCCCCGAAGGCCTGTCCATCGGGGTCGACGAGATGCGCACCATCGTGCAGATCGCGTCGCGGCGACCGAGCACCGGGCGCTGGCAGGTCGTGGTGATCGAGGACGCCGACCGGCTGACCGAGGGCGCGGCGAATGCACTGCTCAAGGTCGTCGAGGAGCCGCCGCCGTCGACGGTGTTCCTGCTCTGCGCGCCGTCCGTGGACCCCGAGGACATCGCAATCACCCTGCGGTCGCGCTGTAGGCATGTGGCGCTGGTGACGCCGCCGGTCGACGCCATCGCCCAGGTGCTGATCGACACCGACGGGCTGGCGCCCGCCGAGGCTCGCTGGGCGGCGTCGGTCAGCGGCGGCCATGTGGGCCGGGCGCGGCGGCTGGCCGTCGACGATGAGGCGCGTGAGCGCAGGCAGCGGGCGCTGTCGTTGGCGCGTGACGCGGCCACCCCGTCGCGCGCCTACGCCGCCGCCGAGGAGCTGGTCGCCACCGCCGAGGCGGAGGCGGTGTCGCTGACGGAAGACCGCAACGAGGTCGAGACGGAGGAGTTGCGCACCGCCCTCGGCGCCGGTGGCACCGGCAAGGGCACCGCGGGCACCATGCGCGGGGCGGCCGGGGCGCTCAAAGATCTTGAGCGGCGGCAGAAGTCGCGCAAGACCCGGGCCTCCCGCGACGCGCTGGACCGGGCGCTGATCGACCTCGCCACGTACTTCCGGGATGCACTGCTGGTGTCCGCGGGCGCCGGCGCCATCGCCCCGAACCATCCCGACATGAGTGAGCGGGTCGCCGCGATGGCCGCGCACGCATCACCGGAAAAGCTGTTGCGCTGCATCGAGGCGGTGCTGGACTGCCGCGAGGCGCTGGACATGAACGTGAAGCCGAAGTTCGCGGTCGACGCGATGGTCGCCACCGTCGGCCGTGCTCTGCGTGACTGA
- a CDS encoding carboxymuconolactone decarboxylase family protein, whose amino-acid sequence MTDVREQGFEVFRELLPGVLPDGDVEIPEGSFGSEMLPLVMDNVFGRLWTREGLSRRDRSLVTLGILIALRATDELQIHVQIARNNGLTEDEIAEVIYHSTGYAGFPAANSALRVAGEVFGAA is encoded by the coding sequence ATGACTGATGTGCGTGAGCAAGGCTTCGAGGTTTTTCGCGAACTGCTGCCCGGTGTCCTACCGGACGGCGATGTCGAGATCCCGGAGGGCTCATTCGGGAGCGAGATGCTGCCGTTGGTGATGGACAACGTCTTCGGCCGGTTGTGGACACGTGAGGGGCTGAGCCGTCGCGACCGCAGCCTCGTCACGCTCGGCATCCTCATCGCGTTGCGGGCGACCGACGAGTTGCAGATTCACGTCCAGATCGCTCGCAACAACGGGCTGACCGAGGACGAGATCGCCGAGGTGATCTACCACTCGACGGGCTACGCCGGGTTCCCCGCGGCCAACTCGGCCCTGCGGGTGGCGGGTGAGGTGTTCGGCGCGGCGTGA
- the galE gene encoding UDP-glucose 4-epimerase GalE, with translation MVTGGAGYIGSHVVRALLDADLGVVVIDDLSTGLEQFVPASVPFVRGTILHGDLVTRALQDHRVDGVIHIAGFKYAGVSVQRPLHTYEQNVSAMVTLLKAMEATGVDKMVFSSSAATFGTPDVDIVTEDTPTRPESPYGETKLIGEWLLRDAGRASGLRHTSLRYFNVVGSGSEELFDASPHNLFPLVFNALYRGETPHINGDDYPTPDGTCVRDYIHVADLALAHVAAAMRLAADEPVEPVYNLGSGDGTSVREIMTAIRDVTGIDFEPTINPRRPGDPARIVASGDLAKRDLDWQMRHSLHEMVASAWEARSRAGDNYPA, from the coding sequence ATGGTGACCGGCGGAGCCGGCTACATCGGTTCCCACGTGGTCCGCGCGCTGCTGGACGCCGACCTCGGCGTGGTTGTCATCGACGATCTGTCGACGGGGCTGGAGCAGTTCGTCCCCGCATCGGTGCCGTTCGTGCGCGGCACCATCCTGCACGGGGACCTCGTGACGCGGGCCCTGCAGGACCACCGCGTCGACGGCGTCATTCACATCGCCGGGTTCAAGTACGCCGGAGTGTCGGTCCAGCGCCCCCTGCACACCTACGAGCAGAACGTCTCGGCAATGGTGACCTTGCTCAAGGCGATGGAGGCCACGGGCGTCGACAAGATGGTGTTCTCGTCCAGCGCGGCCACCTTCGGCACGCCGGACGTCGACATCGTCACCGAGGACACCCCGACACGACCGGAGTCGCCATACGGTGAGACCAAGCTGATTGGCGAATGGCTGCTGCGCGACGCCGGCCGCGCGTCCGGCCTGCGGCACACCAGCCTGCGCTACTTCAATGTGGTCGGCTCGGGTTCAGAGGAACTGTTCGACGCCAGTCCGCACAACCTGTTCCCGTTGGTGTTCAACGCGCTCTACCGGGGCGAGACGCCACATATCAACGGCGACGACTACCCGACACCGGACGGGACGTGCGTGCGCGACTACATCCACGTCGCCGACCTGGCGCTTGCGCATGTCGCCGCCGCGATGCGGCTCGCGGCCGATGAGCCGGTCGAGCCGGTGTACAACCTCGGCAGCGGGGACGGCACGTCGGTGCGCGAGATCATGACGGCGATCCGGGACGTGACCGGGATCGACTTCGAACCGACCATCAACCCCCGGCGGCCGGGAGACCCGGCCCGCATCGTCGCCTCGGGCGACCTGGCCAAGCGTGACCTGGACTGGCAGATGCGACATTCACTGCACGAGATGGTCGCCTCGGCGTGGGAGGCGCGCAGCCGGGCCGGCGACAACTATCCCGCGTGA
- a CDS encoding N-acyl-D-amino-acid deacylase family protein translates to MTYDVIVRNGLWFDGTGAAPQVRTLGIRDGVVATVSAEALDETGCPDVIDATGKWVVPGFIDVHTHYDAEVLLDPGLRESVRHGVTTVLLGNCSLSTVYADADDAADLFSRVEAVPRKFVYGALEAKKTWSGPAEYVRVLDELPLGPNIGSMLGHSDLRTSVLGLDRATTEGVKPTPAELDRMATMLEKALDAGLLGLSGMDAPIDKLDGDRYRSRALPSTFATWRERRKLISVLRRHRRILQSAPNTVKPMSALMFFLTSSGWFGRRPGVRVSLLVSADAKSATGAVHVLGPGVRLLNKLLDSFVRFQHLPVPFELYSDGIDLPVFEEFGAGTAALHLRDQIERNELLADTEYRRRFRRSFDKKKLGPSLWHRDFHDATIVECPDETLIGKSFGQIADERGLHPLDAFLDVLVENGERNVRWTTIVANHRPRYLDRLAADPSVHMGFSDAGAHLRNMAFYNFPLRLLKRVRDAERAGRPFLSVQRAVYRLSAEVADWFGLAAGTLREGERADFVVIDPEHLDDSVNGYHEESVPFYGGLSRMVNRNDATVVATAVNGKVVFRDGEFCEGYGTTVKSGQFLRVGTIQNAKAPA, encoded by the coding sequence ATGACCTACGACGTGATCGTTCGCAACGGCCTCTGGTTCGACGGGACCGGTGCCGCCCCGCAAGTCCGCACCCTGGGAATCCGCGACGGCGTCGTGGCGACCGTGTCGGCCGAAGCCCTCGACGAGACGGGCTGCCCCGACGTGATCGACGCGACGGGCAAGTGGGTCGTTCCCGGCTTCATCGATGTGCACACGCACTACGACGCCGAGGTGCTGCTCGATCCGGGTCTGCGTGAGTCGGTCCGCCACGGCGTCACGACGGTGCTGCTCGGCAACTGCTCGTTGTCGACGGTCTACGCCGACGCCGACGACGCCGCCGACCTGTTCAGCCGCGTCGAGGCGGTGCCCCGCAAGTTCGTGTACGGCGCCCTCGAAGCCAAGAAGACATGGTCCGGCCCCGCCGAGTACGTGCGCGTACTCGACGAACTCCCGCTGGGACCGAACATCGGCTCGATGCTCGGACACTCCGACCTACGCACCAGCGTCCTCGGGCTGGACCGCGCGACGACCGAGGGTGTCAAGCCGACCCCAGCCGAGCTGGATCGGATGGCGACGATGCTCGAGAAGGCTTTGGACGCGGGGCTTCTCGGGCTCTCCGGCATGGACGCACCCATCGACAAACTCGACGGCGATCGCTACCGCTCACGGGCCTTGCCGTCGACCTTCGCGACCTGGCGTGAGCGGCGCAAGCTGATCTCGGTGCTGCGCAGGCATCGCCGCATTCTGCAGAGCGCGCCGAACACCGTGAAACCGATGTCTGCGCTGATGTTCTTCCTCACCAGCAGCGGGTGGTTCGGCCGTCGTCCCGGAGTCCGGGTGAGCCTGCTGGTATCGGCGGACGCCAAGTCCGCGACGGGCGCGGTGCACGTATTGGGGCCCGGTGTAAGGCTTCTCAACAAGCTGCTCGACTCGTTCGTGCGTTTCCAGCACCTGCCCGTGCCGTTCGAGCTCTACTCCGACGGTATCGACCTGCCAGTGTTCGAGGAGTTCGGCGCCGGCACCGCCGCACTGCATCTGCGTGACCAGATCGAGCGCAACGAGCTGCTGGCCGACACCGAGTACCGGCGCCGGTTCCGCCGCTCGTTCGACAAGAAGAAGCTCGGACCGTCGTTGTGGCACCGCGACTTCCACGATGCGACCATCGTCGAGTGCCCGGACGAGACGCTGATCGGCAAGAGCTTCGGTCAGATCGCCGACGAGCGCGGGCTGCATCCGCTCGACGCGTTCCTCGACGTGCTCGTCGAGAACGGCGAGCGCAACGTGCGGTGGACGACCATCGTGGCGAACCACCGGCCCAGGTACCTCGACCGGCTCGCCGCCGACCCGTCCGTCCACATGGGGTTCTCCGACGCCGGTGCCCACCTGCGCAACATGGCGTTCTACAACTTCCCGCTGCGCCTGCTCAAGCGGGTCCGTGACGCCGAGCGGGCAGGCCGTCCGTTCCTGTCGGTGCAGCGGGCCGTGTACCGGCTCAGCGCCGAGGTGGCGGACTGGTTCGGCCTCGCCGCGGGCACCCTTCGCGAGGGCGAGCGCGCCGACTTCGTCGTTATCGATCCCGAGCACCTCGACGATTCGGTGAACGGCTACCACGAGGAGAGCGTCCCGTTCTACGGCGGGCTGAGCCGCATGGTCAACCGCAACGATGCCACCGTGGTGGCGACCGCCGTCAACGGCAAGGTCGTGTTCCGCGACGGCGAGTTCTGCGAGGGCTACGGTACGACGGTGAAGTCAGGGCAATTCCTGCGCGTTGGCACCATCCAGAACGCGAAAGCGCCTGCCTGA
- a CDS encoding TetR/AcrR family transcriptional regulator: MARTQQQRREETIARLLDASIETIIDVGYARASAAVIARRANVSDGALFRHFPTMGDFMAATAQEVMRRQLGLFSKRVAEIPADKPALESALTILRDVTGNATNTVMYELMVAARTDEKLKGTLKEVLAEYAANIYEAARALPGAEHIPDETFNALVAILTNAFDGAAIVRAVLPQPELEDKRIELLAALLNGTSPTLQA, from the coding sequence ATGGCGAGAACGCAGCAGCAGCGTCGGGAGGAAACGATCGCGCGGCTGCTCGACGCCAGCATCGAGACCATCATCGATGTCGGATACGCGCGCGCGTCTGCGGCGGTGATCGCCAGGCGCGCAAACGTTTCCGACGGTGCGCTGTTCCGGCATTTCCCGACCATGGGTGACTTCATGGCCGCCACGGCGCAGGAGGTGATGCGGCGCCAACTCGGGCTGTTCTCCAAGCGGGTGGCCGAGATACCGGCGGACAAGCCGGCACTGGAGTCCGCACTGACGATCCTGCGCGATGTCACCGGTAACGCCACCAACACCGTGATGTACGAGCTGATGGTGGCGGCGCGTACGGACGAGAAGCTCAAGGGCACTTTGAAAGAGGTGCTCGCCGAATATGCGGCGAACATCTACGAGGCGGCCAGGGCGCTGCCCGGCGCCGAGCACATCCCGGACGAGACCTTCAACGCGTTGGTGGCGATACTCACCAACGCCTTCGACGGCGCGGCGATCGTGCGTGCGGTGCTGCCGCAGCCCGAACTCGAGGACAAGCGGATCGAGTTGCTGGCCGCGTTACTCAACGGGACGTCACCGACGCTGCAGGCCTGA
- a CDS encoding polysaccharide biosynthesis protein codes for MTDAGTPAGPAARASVARVGTATAIAALCGYTVLYLAARDLEPAGFAAFGVFWGAFGLVTGAAFGLLQETTREVRSAKYAEVVTGPRAHPMRVAALVGVAAAGVIAVSSPLWSGHVFADQRWPSVALLAVGLACFCLHTTLLGVLAGLDRWTAYGSLMVTDALLRVIVATATFLVGGGLIGYLWATVAGAIAWLILLIVSPATRAAADLLTPGGTAAFLRGTAHSIAAAGASAVLVMGFPVLLKATSGDLGATGGVVILAVTLTRAPLLVPLTAMQGNLIAYFVDQRTHRLRALVAPTALVLAVGLLGVLAAGIFGPWLLRSAFGAGYAATGSLLAWLTAAAIVIALLTLTGAAAVAAALHRAYSLGWVSATVAAAALLLLPVSLETRTVVALTCGPLVGIAVHLAALANASDGSGLQRR; via the coding sequence GTGACGGACGCAGGCACGCCCGCCGGTCCCGCCGCACGAGCGAGCGTCGCCCGGGTGGGCACGGCCACCGCAATCGCCGCGCTGTGCGGCTATACCGTGCTCTACCTCGCCGCGCGCGACCTCGAGCCGGCGGGGTTCGCGGCGTTCGGCGTGTTCTGGGGGGCGTTCGGTCTCGTCACCGGTGCCGCGTTCGGGCTGTTGCAGGAGACGACGAGAGAGGTGCGATCGGCCAAGTACGCAGAGGTCGTCACCGGCCCGCGGGCTCACCCCATGCGGGTGGCGGCGCTCGTCGGGGTGGCCGCCGCCGGTGTGATCGCGGTGAGCTCCCCGCTGTGGTCGGGCCATGTGTTCGCCGACCAGCGGTGGCCCTCGGTTGCGTTGCTGGCAGTCGGCCTCGCCTGCTTCTGCCTACACACCACGCTGCTGGGCGTGCTGGCGGGTCTGGACCGGTGGACGGCATACGGATCGCTGATGGTGACCGATGCCCTGCTGCGCGTGATCGTCGCCACGGCAACGTTTTTGGTGGGCGGGGGGTTGATCGGCTACCTGTGGGCGACGGTGGCGGGCGCGATCGCCTGGCTGATCCTGTTGATCGTCTCCCCGGCCACCCGCGCGGCGGCCGACCTGCTGACGCCCGGCGGCACCGCCGCGTTCCTGCGCGGGACCGCGCACTCGATCGCCGCAGCCGGCGCGAGTGCTGTCCTGGTGATGGGCTTTCCGGTGCTGCTCAAGGCGACATCCGGGGATCTGGGTGCGACGGGTGGCGTCGTGATCCTGGCGGTGACACTGACCCGCGCCCCGCTGCTGGTCCCGCTCACCGCGATGCAGGGCAACCTGATCGCCTACTTCGTAGATCAGCGCACGCACCGGCTGCGGGCGCTCGTCGCACCCACCGCCCTGGTGCTTGCGGTCGGCCTGCTCGGTGTGCTGGCCGCCGGGATCTTCGGACCGTGGTTGCTGCGCAGCGCATTCGGCGCCGGCTACGCCGCCACCGGGTCGTTGTTGGCGTGGTTGACCGCGGCAGCGATCGTCATCGCACTGCTGACCCTGACGGGTGCCGCGGCGGTGGCAGCGGCACTGCACCGGGCGTACTCGCTGGGCTGGGTGTCGGCGACCGTCGCCGCAGCGGCGCTGCTGCTCCTGCCGGTGAGCCTCGAGACGCGCACCGTGGTCGCACTGACGTGCGGACCGCTGGTGGGGATCGCGGTGCACCTCGCCGCGCTGGCCAACGCTTCAGATGGGTCAGGCCTGCAGCGTCGGTGA
- a CDS encoding M1 family metallopeptidase: protein MTRSKKKGTPPVIDPYIPANGNFGYRVSRYELDLEYKVAINRLTGTATITAVTLAALRTFTLDLSHALTVTKVTVNDRRPERFRSSHNKLHIGLAEALPAGAAMSIVVRYGGTPKPIHSHWGEVGFEELTEGVLVAGQPNGAASWFPCDDHPSAKASFAIRISTESPYYALANGELVSRRARAGMTTWTYEQAEPTSTYLVTLQIGTYNRHRMAKNGVPMHAILPDRLRRNFDRDFADQPQMMKLFVKLFGPYPLATGYTVVVTDDDLEIPLEAQGISIFGANHCDGNGSAERLIAHELAHQWFGNSVTAQRWRHIWLHEGFACYAEWLWSEHSGGRSADDWARHYYQRLADSPQDLILADPGARDMFDDRVYKRGALTLHMLRRRIGDDNFFALLRDWTARYRHSTVVTDDFTGLASNYTNESLTPLWASWLYSPELPALDLPS from the coding sequence GTGACGCGAAGCAAGAAGAAGGGGACCCCACCCGTCATCGACCCCTACATCCCGGCCAACGGCAACTTCGGCTATCGGGTGTCGCGGTATGAACTCGATCTGGAATACAAGGTGGCGATCAATCGGCTGACCGGGACGGCCACCATCACCGCAGTGACGCTGGCCGCGCTGCGCACCTTCACCCTCGACCTGTCGCACGCGCTCACGGTCACCAAGGTGACCGTCAACGACCGTCGGCCCGAGCGGTTCAGGTCGTCGCACAACAAGCTGCACATCGGCCTCGCGGAGGCCCTACCCGCCGGCGCGGCGATGTCGATCGTCGTGCGGTACGGCGGCACTCCCAAGCCGATCCACTCCCATTGGGGCGAGGTCGGTTTCGAAGAGCTGACCGAAGGCGTCCTCGTGGCCGGACAGCCCAACGGAGCGGCATCGTGGTTCCCCTGCGACGACCACCCGAGCGCGAAGGCGAGCTTCGCCATCCGCATCAGCACCGAAAGTCCCTACTACGCACTGGCCAACGGTGAGCTGGTGTCGCGGCGCGCACGGGCGGGCATGACGACGTGGACCTACGAGCAGGCCGAGCCCACGTCGACGTATCTGGTGACGCTGCAGATCGGTACGTACAACCGGCACCGCATGGCGAAGAACGGTGTTCCGATGCACGCGATCCTGCCGGATCGGTTGCGGCGCAACTTCGACCGCGACTTCGCCGATCAGCCGCAGATGATGAAGCTGTTCGTCAAGTTGTTCGGGCCGTATCCCCTTGCCACCGGCTACACCGTCGTGGTCACCGATGACGATCTGGAGATACCGCTTGAGGCGCAAGGTATCTCGATCTTCGGGGCGAATCACTGCGATGGCAACGGCAGCGCCGAACGACTGATCGCACACGAGTTGGCCCACCAGTGGTTCGGCAATTCGGTGACGGCTCAACGCTGGCGCCACATCTGGCTGCACGAGGGCTTCGCCTGCTATGCCGAGTGGTTGTGGTCGGAACACTCGGGTGGCCGAAGCGCCGACGACTGGGCGCGACACTACTACCAGCGACTGGCGGATTCGCCGCAGGACCTGATCCTGGCGGACCCCGGCGCGCGCGACATGTTCGACGATCGCGTCTACAAGAGGGGTGCGCTCACCCTGCACATGCTGCGGCGGCGCATCGGCGACGACAACTTCTTTGCGCTGCTGCGTGATTGGACAGCGAGATACCGGCACAGCACCGTGGTCACCGACGACTTCACCGGGCTGGCGTCGAACTACACGAACGAGTCCCTGACGCCGTTGTGGGCGTCGTGGCTCTACTCCCCCGAGCTTCCCGCCCTGGATCTCCCGTCGTGA